One stretch of Caminicella sporogenes DSM 14501 DNA includes these proteins:
- a CDS encoding 3-keto-5-aminohexanoate cleavage protein encodes MEKLIITIAPTGNVPTKELNPHSPLTVDEIVEDIKKCRELGASIAHIHVRDKDLKPTSDREIFKKVLDKLDEENVDIIKQVSTGARGGGNTIDWRGQMLDLNVHMASLSTGSSNFPTSVNANSPELIEALAKKMLDNNIKPEIEVFDVAMIHNAVRLMKKGILKPPLHFNLVMNVPGSIPGTPKNLMFLVESLPQGSTWTVSGIGKSQIQMITMAILLGGHVRTGLEDCLYYEKGTLATNEMLVKRVVRIAKELGREIATVEEAKNILNLV; translated from the coding sequence ATGGAAAAGCTGATAATTACAATTGCACCTACGGGAAATGTTCCTACAAAAGAATTAAATCCTCATTCTCCTCTAACTGTAGATGAAATAGTAGAAGATATAAAAAAATGTAGAGAATTAGGTGCTTCAATTGCTCATATACATGTAAGAGATAAAGACCTTAAGCCGACGAGTGATAGAGAAATATTCAAAAAAGTTTTAGATAAATTAGATGAAGAAAATGTTGATATTATAAAACAAGTATCAACTGGAGCTAGAGGTGGAGGAAATACAATTGATTGGAGAGGACAAATGCTTGACTTAAATGTCCATATGGCAAGTCTTTCTACTGGTTCATCTAACTTTCCAACTAGTGTAAATGCCAATTCACCTGAACTTATAGAAGCATTAGCTAAAAAAATGCTTGATAATAATATAAAGCCAGAGATAGAAGTTTTTGATGTAGCAATGATTCATAATGCGGTTAGATTAATGAAAAAAGGGATATTAAAGCCACCTTTACATTTTAATCTAGTTATGAATGTACCGGGTTCTATACCGGGAACGCCTAAAAATCTCATGTTTCTTGTAGAAAGTTTGCCACAAGGCTCTACATGGACTGTTAGCGGTATAGGAAAATCTCAAATTCAAATGATTACTATGGCTATTCTTTTAGGAGGGCATGTGAGAACGGGATTAGAAGATTGTTTATATTATGAAAAGGGGACTTTAGCAACTAATGAAATGCTTGTAAAAAGAGTAGTTAGAATAGCTAAAGAATTAGGTAGAGAAATTGCTACGGTGGAAGAAGCCAAAAATATTCTAAATTTGGTATAA